In one Haemophilus parainfluenzae genomic region, the following are encoded:
- a CDS encoding integrating conjugative element protein, with translation MKLNHALKASYIAISCAILSSTMPVSASNSNPFGFNKADSILSDMVFYQIGGGVGYMAPPSRGTIPAAEFGIGWKANLMCGNFDIKTSIKNQLNGLTEGFKDLYSNVIESATGAVASLPAMVIQRANPQLYDILTNGLYQGKIDFNSLKTSCEEMSKKLADATLNGRWSQSSDMESFKDITSTEPDATRAKKRLEESQGKEGKEWVGGKKRGGQGQEPIKIVEDVAKAGYNMQNKRNVLESGRISGSSCSGLLCQTWDNPKDMTDWLTNVIGEKQLTTCKTDCGTASSSRAGVGLTPEIEKENIKTVTQLQKALNMSTPSVEVLAELSSTTVPVTRGLIESLREDPDAQVLGQRLASEIAVAKTMEKMLLARRAVLTGMREPNVANNKDAQEELEKILTLIDREIGQIRMEIDLQKSLTGNSAVAILQNKELREYNTGTGNVTRDSVDKRISDLANGTNSNAAELADADNINIPRNNVTLEVPQMSNSLSYTGTGGTSGNSRGNTSYSSVPAIKGTALDQATGLLKKFEGFSDKAYWDVNAYRTGYGSDTITKADGTIVKVTKDTVVSRADAERDLARRTQEFANRARNNVSSSTWDKLPPNAQAALTSYAYNYGSLTKDVIAAAQASAQSGDMNALANAVRNRQNNNNGVNAKRRNQEADYILGK, from the coding sequence ATGAAATTAAATCATGCACTGAAAGCATCTTATATTGCTATATCGTGCGCAATCTTATCCTCAACCATGCCAGTATCAGCTTCTAATAGTAATCCGTTTGGATTTAATAAAGCCGATTCTATTTTGTCTGATATGGTGTTTTATCAAATTGGGGGCGGTGTAGGTTATATGGCTCCCCCGAGTCGAGGTACGATTCCTGCAGCTGAATTTGGGATTGGTTGGAAAGCTAACTTGATGTGCGGTAATTTTGACATTAAGACGAGTATTAAAAATCAGTTAAATGGTTTAACTGAAGGATTTAAAGATCTTTATAGTAACGTTATCGAATCAGCCACAGGAGCTGTGGCGAGTTTACCTGCAATGGTTATTCAACGAGCAAATCCTCAGTTATACGATATTCTTACGAATGGTTTATATCAAGGTAAAATTGATTTTAATAGCTTAAAAACCAGCTGTGAAGAAATGTCTAAGAAGCTTGCAGACGCAACTTTAAATGGTCGTTGGTCTCAAAGTTCGGATATGGAATCCTTTAAAGACATTACTTCAACTGAACCAGATGCTACTCGAGCTAAAAAGAGACTTGAGGAATCTCAAGGTAAGGAAGGTAAAGAGTGGGTCGGGGGTAAAAAACGCGGTGGCCAAGGACAAGAACCAATCAAAATTGTTGAGGATGTTGCAAAAGCTGGCTACAACATGCAAAACAAGCGTAATGTATTAGAATCAGGTCGAATCTCCGGTAGTAGTTGTAGCGGATTACTTTGTCAAACTTGGGATAATCCTAAAGATATGACAGATTGGTTAACGAATGTGATCGGTGAGAAGCAATTAACTACTTGTAAAACAGATTGTGGTACTGCTAGTAGCTCTCGAGCTGGTGTTGGTTTAACACCTGAAATTGAAAAAGAAAATATTAAGACGGTAACTCAATTACAAAAAGCGCTTAACATGAGCACTCCTTCCGTTGAAGTACTTGCAGAATTAAGTTCTACAACAGTTCCTGTAACTCGTGGCTTAATTGAGTCTTTACGAGAAGATCCCGATGCTCAAGTATTAGGGCAGCGTTTAGCCAGTGAAATTGCTGTAGCTAAAACAATGGAGAAAATGCTTCTTGCACGTCGAGCTGTTTTAACGGGTATGCGTGAGCCAAATGTGGCCAACAATAAAGATGCTCAAGAAGAGTTAGAAAAGATCCTCACTTTAATTGACCGAGAAATAGGTCAAATTAGAATGGAGATTGATCTACAAAAATCACTTACCGGGAATTCCGCAGTTGCAATCCTACAAAATAAAGAGCTACGTGAATATAACACTGGAACCGGAAATGTTACACGTGACAGTGTAGATAAACGGATTAGCGATTTAGCTAATGGTACGAATAGCAATGCTGCTGAATTGGCAGATGCTGACAATATCAATATTCCTCGTAACAATGTCACTTTAGAAGTGCCTCAGATGTCAAACTCCCTGTCTTACACCGGGACTGGCGGTACATCCGGAAATAGTAGAGGTAACACTTCTTATTCATCAGTTCCAGCAATTAAAGGGACTGCACTTGATCAAGCTACAGGGTTGTTGAAAAAATTTGAAGGGTTTAGTGATAAAGCATATTGGGATGTCAATGCTTATCGCACTGGATATGGTTCAGATACTATCACAAAAGCGGATGGTACAATTGTCAAAGTAACGAAAGATACTGTAGTTAGTCGCGCTGACGCAGAGCGTGATTTAGCACGTCGAACACAAGAATTTGCAAATAGAGCGAGAAATAACGTATCATCTTCAACATGGGATAAGTTACCGCCAAATGCCCAAGCCGCATTAACATCTTATGCCTATAACTATGGCTCATTAACAAAAGATGTGATTGCTGCAGCCCAGGCATCTGCGCAATCAGGCGATATGAACGCACTAGCAAATGCAGTAAGAAATCGTCAAAACAATAATAATGGTGTAAATGCTAAACGTCGTAACCAAGAAGCAGATTACATTTTAGGAAAATAA
- a CDS encoding inhibitor-resistant broad-spectrum class A beta-lactamase TEM-30: MSIQHFRVALIPFFAAFCLPVFAHPETLVKVKDAEDQLGARVGYIELDLNSGKILESFRPEERFPMMSTFKVLLCGAVLSRVDAGQEQLGRRIHYSQNDLVEYSPVTEKHLTDGMTVRELCSAAITMSDNTAANLLLTTIGGPKELTAFLHNMGDHVTRLDRWEPELNEAIPNDERDTTMPAAMATTLRKLLTGELLTLASRQQLIDWMEADKVAGPLLRSALPAGWFIADKSGAGERGSSGIIAALGPDGKPSRIVVIYTTGSQATMDERNRQIAEIGASLIKHW, translated from the coding sequence ATGAGTATTCAACATTTTCGTGTCGCCCTTATTCCCTTTTTTGCGGCATTTTGCCTTCCTGTTTTTGCTCACCCAGAAACGCTGGTGAAAGTAAAAGATGCTGAAGATCAGTTGGGTGCACGAGTGGGTTACATCGAACTGGATCTCAACAGCGGTAAGATCCTTGAGAGTTTTCGCCCCGAAGAACGTTTTCCAATGATGAGCACTTTTAAAGTTCTGCTATGTGGTGCGGTATTATCCCGTGTTGACGCCGGGCAAGAGCAACTCGGTCGCCGCATACACTATTCTCAGAATGACTTGGTTGAGTACTCACCAGTCACAGAAAAGCATCTTACGGATGGCATGACAGTAAGAGAATTATGCAGTGCTGCCATAACCATGAGTGATAACACTGCTGCCAACTTACTTCTGACAACGATCGGAGGACCGAAGGAGCTAACCGCTTTTTTGCACAACATGGGGGATCATGTAACTCGCCTTGATCGTTGGGAACCGGAGCTGAATGAAGCCATACCAAACGACGAGCGTGACACCACGATGCCTGCAGCAATGGCAACAACGTTGCGCAAACTATTAACTGGCGAACTACTTACTCTAGCTTCCCGGCAACAATTAATAGACTGGATGGAGGCGGATAAAGTTGCAGGACCACTTCTGCGCTCGGCCCTTCCGGCTGGCTGGTTTATTGCTGATAAATCTGGAGCCGGTGAGCGTGGGTCTAGCGGTATCATTGCAGCACTGGGGCCAGATGGTAAGCCCTCCCGTATCGTAGTTATCTACACGACGGGGAGTCAGGCAACTATGGATGAACGAAATAGACAGATCGCTGAGATAGGTGCCTCACTGATTAAGCATTGGTAA
- a CDS encoding recombinase family protein → MRLFGYARVSTSQQSLDLQVRALKDAGVKANRIFTDKASGSSTDREGLDLLRMKVEEGDVILVKKLDRLGRDTADMIQLIKEFDAQGVAVRFIDDGISTDGDMGQMVVTILSAVAQAERRRILERTNEGRQEAKLKGIKFGRRRTVDRNVVLTLHQKGTGATEIAHQLSIARSTVYKILEDERAS, encoded by the coding sequence ATGCGACTTTTTGGTTACGCTCGGGTCTCAACCAGTCAGCAGTCTCTTGATCTTCAGGTCAGAGCACTCAAAGACGCAGGTGTGAAAGCAAACCGTATATTTACCGATAAGGCATCCGGCAGTTCAACAGACCGGGAAGGGCTGGATTTGCTGAGGATGAAGGTGGAGGAAGGTGATGTCATTCTGGTTAAGAAGCTCGACCGTCTTGGCCGCGACACTGCCGATATGATCCAACTGATAAAGGAATTTGACGCTCAGGGCGTGGCAGTCCGGTTCATTGATGACGGGATCAGTACCGACGGTGATATGGGGCAAATGGTGGTCACCATCCTGTCGGCTGTGGCACAGGCTGAACGCCGGAGGATCCTAGAACGCACGAATGAGGGCCGACAGGAAGCAAAGCTGAAAGGAATCAAATTTGGCCGCAGGCGTACCGTGGACAGGAACGTCGTGCTGACGCTTCATCAGAAGGGCACTGGTGCAACGGAAATTGCTCATCAGCTCAGTATTGCCCGCTCCACGGTTTATAAAATTCTTGAAGACGAAAGGGCCTCATGA
- a CDS encoding Tn3-like element Tn3 family transposase, with product MPVDFLTTEQTESYGRFTGEPDELQLARYFHLDEADKEFIGKSRGDHNRLGIALQIGCVRFLGTFLTDMNHIPSGVRHFTARQLGIRDITVLAEYGQRENTRREHAALIRQHYQYREFAWPWTFRLTRLLYTRSWISNERPGLLFDLATGWLMQHRIILPGATTLTRLISEVREKATLRLWNKLALIPSAEQRSQLEMLLGPTDCSRLSLLESLKKGPVTISGPAFNEAIERWKTLNDFGLHAENLSTLPAVRLKNLARYAGMTSVFNIARMSPQKRMAVLVAFVLAWETLALDDALDVLDAMLAVIIRDARKIGQKKRLRSLKDLDKSALALASACSYLLKEETPDESIRAEVFSYIPRQKLAEIITLVREIARPSDDNFHEEMVEQYGRVRRFLPHLLNTVKFSSAPAGVTTLNACDYLSREFSSRRQFFDDAPTEIISRSWKRLVINKEKHITRRGYTLCFLSKLQDSLRRRDVYVTGSNRWGDPRARLLQGADWQANRIKVYRSLGHPTDPQEAIKSLGHQLDSRYRQVAARLCENEAVELDVSGPKPRLTISPLASLDEPDSLKRLSKMISDLLPPVDLTELLLEINAHTGFADEFFHASEASARVDDLPVSISAVLMAEACNIGLEPLIRSNVPALTRHRLNWTKANYLRAETITSANARLVDFQATLPLAQIWGGGEVASADGMRFVTPVRTINAGPNRKYFGNNRGITWYNFVSDQYSGFHGIVIPGTLRDSIFVLEGLLEQETGLNPTEIMTDTAGASELVFGLFWLLGYQFSPRLADAGASVFWRMDHDADYGVLNDIARGQSDPRKIVLQWDEMIRTAGSLKLGKVQVSVLVRSLLKSERPSGLTQAIIEVGRINKTLYLLNYIDDEDYRRRILTQLNRGESRHAVARAICHGQKGEIRKRYTDGQEDQLGTLGLVTNAVVLWNTIYMQAALDHLRAQGETLNDEDIARLSPLCHGHINMLGHYSFTLAELVTKGHLRPLKEASEAENVA from the coding sequence ATGCCCGTTGACTTTCTGACCACTGAGCAGACTGAAAGCTATGGCAGATTCACCGGTGAACCGGATGAGCTTCAGCTGGCACGATATTTTCACCTTGATGAAGCAGACAAGGAATTTATCGGAAAAAGCAGAGGTGATCACAACCGTCTGGGCATTGCCCTGCAAATTGGATGTGTCCGTTTTCTGGGCACCTTCCTCACCGATATGAATCATATTCCTTCCGGCGTCCGGCATTTTACCGCCAGACAGCTCGGGATTCGTGATATCACCGTTCTTGCAGAATACGGTCAGAGGGAAAATACCCGCCGTGAGCATGCAGCGCTGATACGTCAGCACTATCAGTATCGTGAATTTGCCTGGCCCTGGACATTTCGCCTTACCCGTCTTTTATATACCCGGAGCTGGATAAGCAACGAACGTCCTGGCCTGCTTTTCGATCTGGCGACAGGGTGGCTTATGCAACATCGTATTATTCTCCCCGGAGCCACTACGCTGACCCGGTTGATTTCAGAGGTAAGGGAAAAGGCGACGTTGCGCCTGTGGAACAAACTGGCACTGATACCGTCAGCCGAACAGCGTTCACAGCTGGAGATGCTGCTGGGGCCAACTGATTGCAGCCGCCTGTCTTTACTGGAATCACTGAAAAAGGGCCCTGTGACCATCAGTGGTCCGGCGTTTAATGAAGCAATTGAACGCTGGAAAACTCTGAACGATTTTGGCCTGCATGCTGAAAACCTGAGTACACTCCCGGCTGTGCGCCTGAAAAATCTCGCACGTTATGCTGGTATGACTTCGGTGTTCAATATTGCCAGGATGTCACCGCAGAAAAGGATGGCGGTTCTGGTTGCCTTTGTCCTTGCATGGGAAACGCTGGCGCTGGATGATGCATTGGACGTTCTGGACGCCATGCTGGCCGTTATCATCCGTGACGCCAGAAAGATTGGGCAGAAAAAACGGCTCCGCTCGCTGAAGGATCTGGATAAATCTGCATTGGCGCTCGCCAGCGCATGTTCGTACCTGCTGAAAGAAGAAACACCGGACGAATCGATTCGTGCTGAGGTGTTCAGCTACATCCCAAGGCAAAAGCTGGCTGAAATCATCACGCTTGTCCGTGAAATTGCCCGGCCCTCAGACGATAATTTTCATGAAGAAATGGTGGAGCAGTACGGGCGCGTTCGTCGTTTCCTGCCCCATCTGCTGAATACCGTTAAATTTTCATCCGCACCTGCCGGGGTTACCACTCTGAATGCCTGTGACTACCTCAGCCGGGAGTTCAGCTCACGGCGGCAGTTTTTTGACGACGCACCAACGGAAATTATCAGTCGGTCATGGAAACGGCTGGTGATTAACAAGGAAAAACATATCACCCGCAGGGGATACACGCTCTGCTTTCTCAGTAAACTGCAGGATAGTCTGAGGCGGAGGGATGTCTACGTTACCGGCAGTAACCGGTGGGGAGATCCTCGTGCAAGATTACTACAGGGTGCTGACTGGCAGGCAAACCGGATTAAGGTTTATCGTTCTTTGGGGCACCCGACAGACCCGCAGGAAGCAATAAAATCTCTGGGTCATCAGCTTGATAGTCGTTACAGACAGGTTGCTGCACGTCTTTGCGAAAATGAGGCTGTCGAACTCGATGTTTCTGGCCCGAAGCCCCGGTTGACAATTTCTCCCCTCGCCAGTCTTGATGAGCCGGACAGTCTGAAACGACTGAGCAAAATGATCAGTGATCTACTCCCTCCGGTGGATTTAACGGAGTTGCTGCTCGAAATTAACGCCCATACCGGATTTGCTGATGAGTTTTTCCATGCTAGTGAAGCCAGTGCCAGAGTTGATGATCTGCCCGTCAGCATCAGCGCCGTGCTGATGGCTGAAGCCTGCAATATCGGTCTGGAACCACTGATCAGATCAAATGTTCCTGCACTGACCCGACACCGGCTGAACTGGACAAAAGCGAACTATCTGCGGGCTGAAACTATCACCAGCGCTAATGCCAGACTGGTTGATTTTCAGGCAACGCTGCCACTGGCACAGATATGGGGTGGAGGAGAAGTGGCATCTGCAGATGGAATGCGCTTTGTTACGCCAGTCAGAACAATCAATGCCGGACCGAACCGCAAATACTTTGGTAATAACAGAGGGATCACCTGGTACAACTTTGTGTCCGATCAGTATTCCGGCTTTCATGGCATCGTTATACCGGGGACGCTGAGGGACTCTATCTTTGTGCTGGAAGGTCTTCTGGAACAGGAGACCGGGCTGAATCCAACCGAAATTATGACCGATACAGCAGGTGCCAGCGAACTTGTCTTTGGCCTTTTCTGGCTGCTGGGATACCAGTTTTCTCCACGCCTGGCTGATGCCGGTGCTTCGGTTTTCTGGCGAATGGACCATGATGCCGACTATGGCGTGCTGAATGATATTGCCAGAGGGCAATCAGATCCCCGAAAAATAGTCCTTCAGTGGGACGAAATGATCCGGACCGCTGGCTCCCTGAAGCTGGGCAAAGTACAGGTTTCAGTGCTGGTCCGTTCATTGCTGAAAAGTGAACGTCCTTCCGGACTGACTCAGGCAATCATTGAAGTGGGGCGCATCAACAAAACGCTGTATCTGCTTAATTATATTGATGATGAAGATTACCGCCGGCGCATTCTGACCCAGCTTAATCGGGGAGAAAGTCGCCATGCCGTTGCCAGAGCCATCTGTCACGGTCAAAAAGGTGAGATAAGAAAACGATATACCGACGGTCAGGAAGATCAACTGGGCACACTGGGGCTGGTCACTAACGCCGTCGTGTTATGGAACACTATTTATATGCAGGCAGCCCTGGATCATCTCCGGGCGCAGGGTGAAACACTGAATGATGAAGATATCGCACGCCTCTCCCCGCTTTGCCACGGACATATCAATATGCTCGGCCATTATTCCTTCACGCTGGCAGAACTGGTGACCAAAGGACATCTGAGACCATTAAAAGAGGCGTCAGAGGCAGAAAACGTTGCTTAA
- a CDS encoding conjugal transfer protein TraG N-terminal domain-containing protein yields MTFSVDSYLEYFLTLLGWLLNNGVFALFVGTGLWLLPLIGMIFKIWRDVAKQGDDEGEKGDLLIRWLTIELLPAMLIVVLTLAPLIPVSLNNLEYNERSSIQCGYKVPASPDKSGYAPFTTTFGDRQARIPIWWMLMHKVDKGLTYGMTAVLPCQRDLRQVRFEVQHQKITNPALLTEVQQFVQQCYIPARQKLQTSQLALSPAQIRETSWLGGKLLINNSELYPRFRAQQPISTFPYDANRDAALPNSGKGGFPSCDQWWDESGAGLKSRLLTDMRQNLSAQVSDFFNSIDNQDEALLRTLLRSENIDVSKGKMYQGYGGSVDAGFWNAVTRLTSTVGTAVGSLAIFPGLDAMRQALPMVQAFMIMAVIILIPIITILSGFAIKTVMTLSFVYFALITTTFWWELARWLDSYLIEIMYSSPSHNMLNIHFLENAEDDIISNFVMGSLFIILPGLWFGAMTWAGIRVGGELSAAIAKGTESSQKSGGQFGDKISKKI; encoded by the coding sequence ATGACATTCTCAGTTGACAGTTATCTTGAATATTTCCTGACTCTACTTGGTTGGTTGCTTAATAACGGAGTTTTTGCGTTATTTGTTGGAACAGGGTTATGGCTTCTTCCGCTTATCGGAATGATCTTTAAAATTTGGCGTGACGTAGCTAAACAAGGGGATGATGAAGGTGAGAAAGGGGATTTATTAATCCGCTGGCTCACAATCGAACTCCTTCCAGCAATGCTTATCGTTGTTTTGACATTAGCCCCTCTTATCCCGGTATCATTGAATAACCTTGAATACAATGAACGTTCATCTATTCAATGTGGCTATAAAGTTCCTGCTTCCCCGGATAAATCAGGCTATGCGCCATTTACGACAACATTTGGAGACAGACAAGCCCGAATTCCTATTTGGTGGATGTTGATGCACAAAGTGGATAAAGGTCTAACTTATGGTATGACTGCAGTATTGCCTTGCCAGCGTGATTTACGTCAGGTTAGATTTGAAGTGCAACATCAAAAAATCACTAACCCAGCATTATTAACTGAAGTGCAGCAATTTGTGCAACAATGCTATATCCCGGCTCGTCAAAAATTACAAACAAGCCAACTTGCCTTGAGTCCGGCACAAATCCGCGAAACATCCTGGTTAGGTGGTAAATTGCTTATTAATAACAGCGAGCTCTACCCTCGTTTTAGGGCTCAGCAACCTATTAGCACGTTCCCTTATGATGCAAATCGAGATGCGGCATTACCTAATTCGGGAAAAGGTGGTTTCCCAAGTTGTGATCAATGGTGGGATGAAAGTGGAGCTGGATTAAAATCTCGCTTACTTACAGATATGCGTCAAAACTTATCTGCCCAGGTGAGTGATTTCTTTAACTCTATCGACAACCAAGATGAAGCTTTATTGAGAACACTTTTACGCTCTGAAAACATAGATGTTTCAAAAGGGAAAATGTATCAAGGTTACGGTGGTAGCGTGGATGCTGGATTTTGGAATGCGGTTACTCGACTCACCTCAACTGTAGGAACGGCTGTTGGAAGTTTGGCTATATTCCCAGGCCTAGATGCAATGCGACAAGCCCTACCAATGGTTCAAGCCTTTATGATTATGGCTGTAATTATTTTAATTCCAATTATTACGATTTTAAGTGGCTTTGCTATTAAAACTGTAATGACATTAAGCTTCGTATATTTTGCACTCATTACAACCACATTTTGGTGGGAGTTAGCAAGATGGCTTGATTCATACCTAATAGAAATTATGTATAGTTCTCCATCTCATAATATGCTAAACATCCACTTTTTAGAAAATGCAGAAGATGACATTATTTCTAACTTTGTGATGGGGAGTTTATTTATAATTTTACCTGGTTTATGGTTTGGAGCAATGACCTGGGCTGGAATTCGAGTGGGTGGCGAGCTTAGCGCTGCCATTGCGAAAGGAACTGAATCATCCCAAAAATCAGGGGGGCAATTTGGAGATAAAATTAGTAAAAAAATATAA
- a CDS encoding conjugative transfer ATPase: MALFQDVLEAFFPAKKGDKPQPKKEPILTSIAPEEAQQDDTNNVEETIEITPVMRNRKMTREQHVKMLYGRDPSFISNLPYAEYLEEEGVMLFDDAKSAGAVFDIKPIGTEGRSSDYLNRVRTLVKDALQDSFDELDTNPYVVQFYCQDDKDLSGYVENLRQYIKTTSPEASGSEFTEQWLGEMERHLKAVGKPGGLFVDDRVTNTAWAGKVRKTRMVIYRYAGNNETDTIEKLNTACDRVQSAFITAGLTMERQNETQIHRWLLEWFNPNPSRYFNGLDDKACYDLLSLSKDESALPLQDQDFSENLFFTPPESKNGYWYFNEQPHEVIVVDNIRKQPDVGHMTGEVTRGRNINALFDLLPESTIMAITVVIHPQDKLQAHLDKLSSRAVGNNYESIYLKQDALTVTEYLKDGHKLYQAGMVFYVRGKDDQELRIRSRELRTVLLSNNLVPVKEGNEVAPLNSYLRWLPMNFNPQLDAKSRFYTKYYWVQHIANMLPVFGRETGTGHPGITYFNRGGSPLDFDPLNPKDRTKNAHKLILGPTGSGKSATLTAQMAQLMAVHRPRLFIVEAGNSFGLFSDYAERYGLTVNRVSLEPSSNIALPLFSEAHRLLEMDIDLEVQDDDDNEDEGEEQRDLLAEMELTARLMITGGEAKEDEKMSRADRSAIRQAILLAAEKTSQETPPRQVLTGDVKAALEELSRRQDIRPERASRLADMAEAMDIFCTGVNGRFFNREGEIWPEADITLVDLAMFARDGYEAELAISYISLINHINSLGEKYQHSFRPIVNITDESHIITVNPLLAKFLVKGSKMWRKLGIWLWLATQNMADFPDESDKLLSMVEWWELLNLSNDEVEQVNRFRRLSEAQKMMLLSAKKADKKYTEGVVLATNMEALFRVVPPSLYLALGMTEKHEKAQRKQLMMEHNCTELDAALMVAKDLDKKRGIAVNDELNSIAA, translated from the coding sequence ATGGCATTATTCCAAGACGTGTTAGAGGCTTTCTTCCCTGCTAAAAAAGGTGATAAGCCTCAACCTAAAAAGGAACCTATCCTAACATCCATTGCACCGGAAGAAGCACAGCAGGATGATACCAATAACGTAGAAGAGACGATTGAAATCACTCCTGTTATGCGTAATAGAAAAATGACCAGAGAGCAACATGTTAAAATGCTTTATGGGCGCGATCCCTCTTTTATCTCCAATCTTCCTTATGCGGAATATTTGGAAGAAGAAGGCGTAATGCTTTTTGATGATGCTAAAAGTGCAGGTGCGGTATTTGATATTAAGCCTATAGGAACTGAGGGAAGAAGCAGCGACTATCTTAATCGCGTTCGCACATTGGTTAAAGATGCCTTACAGGATAGTTTCGATGAACTTGATACCAACCCTTACGTTGTACAATTCTATTGCCAGGATGACAAGGATTTAAGCGGTTATGTTGAGAATCTGAGACAGTACATTAAAACCACTTCACCTGAAGCGAGCGGTAGTGAGTTTACAGAACAGTGGCTTGGTGAAATGGAGCGTCACTTAAAAGCAGTAGGTAAACCAGGTGGGCTTTTTGTTGATGACCGGGTAACAAATACGGCATGGGCTGGAAAAGTGCGTAAAACACGCATGGTTATTTATCGTTATGCTGGAAATAATGAGACAGATACAATCGAGAAATTAAATACAGCTTGTGATCGTGTTCAAAGTGCTTTTATCACAGCTGGATTAACCATGGAACGCCAAAATGAAACACAAATTCATCGTTGGTTATTAGAATGGTTTAATCCAAATCCATCACGCTATTTTAACGGACTCGATGATAAAGCTTGCTATGATCTTTTATCACTCTCTAAGGATGAATCTGCTCTACCATTACAAGACCAAGATTTTAGTGAAAATCTCTTTTTTACGCCACCGGAAAGTAAAAATGGCTATTGGTATTTTAATGAGCAACCTCACGAAGTCATTGTAGTTGATAATATTCGTAAGCAGCCGGATGTTGGCCACATGACAGGCGAAGTCACTCGAGGTCGTAATATTAATGCACTATTTGATTTATTGCCGGAATCAACCATTATGGCTATCACTGTAGTCATTCATCCTCAAGATAAATTACAGGCGCATTTAGACAAATTAAGTAGTCGAGCTGTCGGTAATAACTATGAGTCTATCTATTTAAAACAAGATGCCCTCACAGTAACGGAATATTTAAAAGACGGACACAAGCTTTATCAAGCTGGCATGGTTTTCTATGTAAGAGGGAAAGACGATCAAGAGCTACGCATTCGCTCAAGAGAATTAAGAACGGTTTTACTCAGTAATAATTTAGTGCCGGTAAAAGAAGGCAACGAAGTTGCGCCTCTTAATAGCTATTTACGCTGGCTACCGATGAATTTTAATCCTCAATTAGATGCAAAATCTCGTTTTTATACCAAATATTATTGGGTGCAACACATTGCGAATATGTTACCTGTATTTGGCCGTGAGACCGGAACGGGACACCCAGGAATCACCTATTTTAACCGCGGTGGAAGCCCATTAGATTTTGACCCACTAAACCCTAAAGACCGGACTAAAAATGCGCATAAGCTCATTTTAGGCCCTACAGGTTCAGGTAAATCGGCAACATTAACCGCACAAATGGCACAACTGATGGCGGTGCACCGTCCTCGCTTGTTTATTGTAGAAGCAGGTAACTCTTTTGGATTGTTTTCAGATTATGCGGAGCGTTACGGTTTAACGGTTAACCGGGTATCTCTTGAGCCAAGTAGTAACATCGCTTTACCGCTCTTCTCTGAAGCGCATCGTTTATTGGAAATGGATATCGATCTTGAAGTTCAAGATGATGACGATAATGAAGATGAAGGCGAGGAACAACGAGACTTACTTGCGGAAATGGAATTAACCGCTCGCTTAATGATCACCGGGGGAGAAGCGAAGGAAGATGAGAAAATGAGCCGTGCTGACCGCTCGGCTATTCGCCAGGCTATTTTATTAGCTGCAGAGAAAACTTCACAAGAGACCCCACCTCGTCAAGTTTTAACCGGGGATGTAAAAGCCGCACTTGAGGAGTTAAGTCGTCGCCAAGATATTCGCCCGGAACGTGCATCTCGTCTTGCAGATATGGCCGAAGCAATGGATATTTTCTGCACTGGGGTAAATGGTCGATTCTTTAACCGTGAAGGGGAAATTTGGCCTGAAGCTGATATTACACTTGTCGATTTGGCGATGTTTGCACGTGATGGCTATGAAGCTGAATTAGCGATTTCGTATATTTCCCTAATTAACCATATCAACTCATTAGGTGAAAAATATCAACACAGTTTCCGCCCTATCGTGAACATTACGGATGAGTCGCATATCATTACCGTAAATCCACTTCTAGCTAAGTTCCTGGTTAAAGGTTCTAAAATGTGGCGTAAATTGGGTATTTGGTTATGGTTAGCTACACAGAATATGGCTGACTTCCCTGATGAATCTGATAAATTACTCAGCATGGTTGAATGGTGGGAATTACTTAACCTTTCTAATGATGAAGTCGAACAGGTAAACCGTTTCCGTCGTTTATCCGAAGCTCAGAAAATGATGTTGTTATCTGCGAAAAAAGCAGATAAGAAATATACTGAAGGTGTGGTGCTCGCAACCAATATGGAAGCCTTATTCCGTGTTGTTCCACCTAGTCTTTACTTAGCACTAGGGATGACTGAAAAACACGAGAAAGCACAACGTAAACAATTAATGATGGAACATAACTGTACTGAGTTAGATGCGGCATTGATGGTTGCTAAAGACTTAGACAAAAAACGGGGGATTGCAGTCAATGACGAACTTAACTCAATCGCAGCCTAA